In the Qipengyuania gelatinilytica genome, TTGCGCGCTGAGTGGTTCCGCCGAAACCGGTGACCTGGCAGAACAGCTGGTAGAGCGGGACCGCCGCATATCCGAGACCTAGCATGCCCGCCGCCGCCAGCAGGGCGAGCATCGCCGTGCGGTTCTTCCGGTTTTGCAAAGTCGCGGTGGTCATAAGTCCCTCACATCCTCACGATGGTAATTGCGTAGAACAGGATCGCCATGAACAGCAGGATTCCGCCAAGCACGAGGTTCCGGCTCTTCTGGCGGCGGCGAAATTCCTTTTCCTCTTCGGGGGTCATCCGAAAACTCCATATTGGGCTGCGACACGGTCGACAACCAGCGCCGCGAACAGGGCGAACAGGTAGAAAACGCTGAAGGCGAACAGGCGTTTCTCAAGGCTCATCTTGTCGCCTTTGACTGCCGTACGCAGGGCGACCGGCACGCTCATCAGCAGGAAGGCGAGCGACAGCACGATTGCGGTAACGCCATAAAATGCGCCGGTGCCGGCGATGAACCACGGCGCGGCCGCGATCGGGACCAGCAGGATGCAATAGGCAAGGATCTGGCGACGTGTCGAACGTTCGCCCTTCACCACCGGCATCATCGGGATACCGACCTTGGCATAATCGCTCTGCACGAACAGGGCGAGTGCCCAGAAGTGCGGCGGCGTCCAGAAGAAGATGATCGCGAACAGCAGGACCGGCATCAGCGTGATGTCGCCGGTCACCGCGATCCAGCCGATCATAGGCGGGAACGCCCCCGCCCCGCCGCCGATGACGATATTCTGCGGCGTGCGCGGTTTCAGCCAGATCGTGTAGACGACGGCATAATAGACGATGCTGATGAAGAGGATCGCTGCCGCGAGCCAGTTCACGCCCAGTCCCATGATGACCACCGAGGCGGCAGAGATCAGGATACCGAAGTCACGCGCGTCGGTGCGGTTCATCCGCCCGGCGGGCAGAGGCCGCTTGGACGTGCGCTTCATGCCTGCATCGATATCCGCTTCCCACCACTGGTTGAGCGCCGCGGCCCCGCCCGCGCCCAGCGCGATACAGAGAATCGCGGTGAAACCGATGATGGGATGGATGCTGCCTGGTGCCGCGAGCAGACCACACAGGCCGGTGAAAATCACGAGGCTCATCACGCGCGGCTTGGTCAGCGCGAAAAAGTCGCGCCAGTCCGCGGGGAGCTGGGTGGAGGATGTGGTTGCTTCGGTCATGGGATTCGCTTGGCCGCCCTATAGTGGCTCAGAGCCGCTGAATCCAGTCAATCAGCAAGCGGTTGACCTCAGCGGGGCGCTCCTGCTGGGTCCAGTGGCCCACGCCCTCCAGAATATGCCCTTCGACCTTCGGCGCGAACATCCGCATCAGAGCGATCGGGTCCTCCACTGCACCGAACAGGTAGGTAGCCGGATCACGCGTTCCGCCGATGAATAGGGCAGGCTGTTCGATGCGCTTGCCTTGCCAGGTCTGCAACCATTCGTAGTCGTCGACATGGTTGCGATAGCGGTTGAGCGGCCCGCGGAAACCCGACTGTTTGAATTCCGCCTCGTAGAAATCGAGATCTTCCTCGGTCAGCCAGTCGACAGGCTGCGGATCGGGCAGTCCCTCGAGGAAGGTCGCGCCATAGGGCTTCGACCAGTATTCACCCGGCGGCACGTCACCGCTGATCGAATACATCATGCGGGAGACCCAGTCGCGCGGATCCTTTTCCGCTTCCGCTTCGGCAACGCCCGGTTCCTGGAAATATTCCTGGTAGAAGAATTTGCCCTGGCTCGTGAAGTGCTCGTGGAAGACCTCGGTGAAGGGACGGCTCGGGACGCCTGCGAAGGGCACGGACAGGCCGGCGACTGCACGGAAATGCTCCGGATGGGTCAGCGCCGAATTCCACACGATGGGGGCGCCCCAGTCGTGCCCGACAAGCATCGCGGGCCGATCGGGCGACAAGGCTTTCCTCAGGCCGACCAGATCACCGACGATATGCTCCATCGCATAGGCATCGACCGGCTCAGGCTTGCCCGAACCGCCATAGCCGCGCACGTCGATCGCACAGGCGGTGAAGCCCGCTTCCGCCAGCGGAGCCAGCTGGTGGCGCCAGCTGTACCAGCTTTCCGGAAAGCCGTGGACCATGATGACCAGCGGTCCTTCTCCCTCGATCGCGCAGCGCAGGCTCAGATCTCCGACACTGACGGTCCTCATTTCGGGCATCGCAATCCTTTCAGGCAAAAGAAAACGGCCGGTCCCTTGTGGAACCGGCCGCTTGTCTGTGTCCAGTGACTAGCTAGCCTCAGGCCGTTGCGGGCTTGGCTTCGCCAATGTGGTCGTGGTGGTCGTGGTGGTCCTCGATCACCGGCAGTTCGCTGAACTGGTGGTACGGCGGCGGGCTGGACAGGCTCCACTCGAGCGTGGTCGCGCCTTCGCCCCAGTAGTTGTCTTCCGCCTTCTTGCCGGCGACGAAGGCGTAGATGATGTTCACGAAGAAGAAGATCATCGAGAGCGCCATGATGGTGTAGCCGAACGAGCTGATCTCGTTCCAGTAGGCATAGGCCTCGGCATAGTCGGGATAACGACGCGGCATGCCCTGCCAGCCAAGGAAGTGCTGCGGGAAGAAGATCACGTTCACGCCGATGAAGAAGCCCCAGAAGTGCAGGTGGCTCAGCAGTTCGGAGTGCATCCGGCCGCTCATCTTCGGGAACCAGTAGTAGAAGCCCGCAAACATCGAGAAGACGGCACCCATCGACAGCACGTAGTGGAAGTGAGCCACCACGAAGTAGGTGTCGTGGACCACGTCGTCGACGCCGCCATTGGCGAGGTAGACCCCGGTCACACCGCCGACGGTGAAAAGGAAGATGAAGCCGAGTGCCCAGACCATGGGCGACTTGAATTCGATCGAACCGCCCCACATCGTGGCGATCCAGCTGAAGATCTTCACGCCGGTCGGAACCGCGATGACCATGGTGGCCGCGGTGAAGTACATCTTCGTGTTCACGTCGAGGCCCACGGTATACATGTGGTGCGCCCAGACGATGAAGCCGACGACGCCGATCGCGACCATGGCGTAGGCCATGCCGAGGTAGCCGAAGACCGGCTTGCGGCTGAAGGTGGCTACGATCTGCGAGATCATGCCGAAGCCCGGCAGGATCATGATGTAGACTTCGGGGTGACCGAAGAACCAGAACAGGTGCTGGTAAAGGACCGGGTCGCCGCCGCCTGCCGGATCGAAGAAGGTCGTACCGAAGTTACGGTCCGTGATCAGCATGGTGATGGCAGCTGCGAGGACCGGGAGGGCCAGCAGCAGCAGGAATGCGGTAACCAGC is a window encoding:
- the ctaD gene encoding cytochrome c oxidase subunit I, with translation MATTADSFEAHTDHHAHDADHKPGFFARWFMSTNHKDIGTLYLIFAIIAGIIGGAMSGVMRFELAEPGIQYLGWWVEFFGGEASFDANLHMWNVFITAHGLIMVFFMVMPAMIGGFGNWFVPLMIGAPDMAFPRMNNVSFWLTVAGFVSLCFSLFVPGGTGLGAGTGWTVYAPLSTSGSTGPAVDFAIFSLHLAGAGSILGATNFITTIFNMRAPGMTLHKMPLFVWSVLVTAFLLLLALPVLAAAITMLITDRNFGTTFFDPAGGGDPVLYQHLFWFFGHPEVYIMILPGFGMISQIVATFSRKPVFGYLGMAYAMVAIGVVGFIVWAHHMYTVGLDVNTKMYFTAATMVIAVPTGVKIFSWIATMWGGSIEFKSPMVWALGFIFLFTVGGVTGVYLANGGVDDVVHDTYFVVAHFHYVLSMGAVFSMFAGFYYWFPKMSGRMHSELLSHLHFWGFFIGVNVIFFPQHFLGWQGMPRRYPDYAEAYAYWNEISSFGYTIMALSMIFFFVNIIYAFVAGKKAEDNYWGEGATTLEWSLSSPPPYHQFSELPVIEDHHDHHDHIGEAKPATA
- a CDS encoding heme o synthase; protein product: MTEATTSSTQLPADWRDFFALTKPRVMSLVIFTGLCGLLAAPGSIHPIIGFTAILCIALGAGGAAALNQWWEADIDAGMKRTSKRPLPAGRMNRTDARDFGILISAASVVIMGLGVNWLAAAILFISIVYYAVVYTIWLKPRTPQNIVIGGGAGAFPPMIGWIAVTGDITLMPVLLFAIIFFWTPPHFWALALFVQSDYAKVGIPMMPVVKGERSTRRQILAYCILLVPIAAAPWFIAGTGAFYGVTAIVLSLAFLLMSVPVALRTAVKGDKMSLEKRLFAFSVFYLFALFAALVVDRVAAQYGVFG
- a CDS encoding alpha/beta fold hydrolase — translated: MPEMRTVSVGDLSLRCAIEGEGPLVIMVHGFPESWYSWRHQLAPLAEAGFTACAIDVRGYGGSGKPEPVDAYAMEHIVGDLVGLRKALSPDRPAMLVGHDWGAPIVWNSALTHPEHFRAVAGLSVPFAGVPSRPFTEVFHEHFTSQGKFFYQEYFQEPGVAEAEAEKDPRDWVSRMMYSISGDVPPGEYWSKPYGATFLEGLPDPQPVDWLTEEDLDFYEAEFKQSGFRGPLNRYRNHVDDYEWLQTWQGKRIEQPALFIGGTRDPATYLFGAVEDPIALMRMFAPKVEGHILEGVGHWTQQERPAEVNRLLIDWIQRL